In Pseudoliparis swirei isolate HS2019 ecotype Mariana Trench chromosome 22, NWPU_hadal_v1, whole genome shotgun sequence, the DNA window gaaaTGTATAGAAAAGAAATGTTTAGTTTTCATATGAATGGACACTTTactcaaatgaaaaataaactaatCTCAATAAAATTAATGCTCGGTGTGAATTCAAAGTGTGTAACGTCAGTACCACagaatattactattattattattattattattattattattattataagcacTTAAAAGAAACATGTCTAAATGGACTGTTGATATAACTGACAATGATAATGCCGGTAAGATGGTTGTGCAAATATGAATCAAGTCCTCTTGGTCAACATTGTTTCCCCTCGTCTGTCTGAACTGTGAACAGTGGTGAGGCAAGTCAGAATGGTATTGACGTTACTACGTTGTAGTTTTATATTCTTAAATGTATCAGTACCACCGATTTATTTTTacgtttttatataaatattgttgaaGAAAAACACTGGCACGCAGcgacaacacattttttttctttgaatgGTTAATGCAGTTCCTTCACTTggtatcttgttttttttataggtGGCAATTTTGTATTTTCCTCGTATTACCATATGGTATTCTGTATATCTCACTATCTATATCTGAATAATCATGAACATGTGCTCTTTAAAAAATCTTGAGGGCTACCAAGACCCAGTTTTAATGATTGAATAGAGAACTACAACTGCTACTTGAGTCTTGAGTGGAGAACTACAAATCCCATGCAATGACAGCAGGTACATAGCAATATGAGTCTTGCTACGTGTGCTGCAGTAGCCCTACCGTAAATAGCAATAATACCTATGTATAGCATTGGGTTTCTGAGATCTCTCCAAGATGTGTTGTGTATATATGGTCCGGTATGTTGGAGATTTCATTGAATCCCCCGTCCTTGGCAACTGACCTTGTTAACCCCTGAATTGAGTTTGTATGGTTATCAATGCTCCTTTTGAATGGCATCCTTTTACACTCGAgtctaatataaataaaaataacttcaATAACCTTCACATGGTCTTCATTGTGTCTAGAAATCCATACAATGTAGGTAACAAACACACAGCTTGACAAGAGATTCATACTTAAAACAAGAGGTCAACGTTTAATATAAATAACTTTCACTATTACGACCCTCTGAGCTGAGGTTTATGAGTATAGTCACTGGTGTGTACCAGAGACAGGGCTCCTATTATTCTGGATATGCATAGATCAACAGACGAGACAAACACAAAGGTTACATACAGTCACAGAACCAGTGTTTTTGCATGttagttattaaaaaaacaacgtgATTTTACAGAAACCTTTCCTTTCAGATGTAAACAAAATGAACATTCTATCTTCTTTCATTCATGATAAAACTGTCAAACTCAACCTGGAGAGACATGAGACCTGGAAGAAATGGTAAATGCTTCCCAAACAAAGTCCTGTCTGCTTTTCACTTGTCAAAGCTTCCTAATGCACATTCAGCTGTATATGAAAATCTCTGCaaaccatttttttcttttcttttttgttaacTCGAAAGCAAAATGAGAGGAGAACAAAGGCAGCCAGGAAGACAACCAAACACACCGTGGCACGCTACGCAGTAGTTAACGGATGAAACCGTGCAAAGACACTGGCGGTCCTTCAATGCCTCACGAGGTGATGCCTTCACAGCACCCGTGtctgtgagcacacacacacagacacacagacaaacagtgCTAACTGCAGTGCATAGGAGGTTTACCATCATGGTCGTGTTAGAGATGGATAACTGATACATTTTGACATGACCGTTGTAGCCACAGCACATATTGATCTGATTTGGACGACTTGATTGTAATAGTCTACGACAGCTAAACCATTTTGATCTTGGTTATGTTTTTGTACTCAAAGTAGGAGAGCTGTCCTTATTGCAGAATGGATTGTTCATGCACGAACACTGCAATCTCTCCACCGTGAACCTGCAACGGTTCAGTCATAAGACACAACTCGAGTGTCATCAATCACGCCCACATTTGCTTCAAACTTTGTCAGCTTAGATACACCTTCCCAGTGTTCAAAACAAAGGTATTAAGTGAAGGACGATGCATATACATGGGGCATATCATCTGTTACAACCAAAACAGTTCTCTATCTCAGGAGTAAACGCCGGtctctgcttctctttggaATTTCCTGGGCGTAGATATCGAATGTCTTTTAGTGCATTCCCTGAAGAGTTTTCTGTACTgaggtgtttctttttttaatttaattttttaaagtcCCATACTCTGTAACGATCTGTCCCGTCCCGAAGCGTCACTCCATGGGGTTGTCAGTGTTCAGCCATgagccgtcctcctccacctcccgccGAACAACCAGCAGCATCTCTGCCACGTCCTGAGAAAGCTGTTCGCTGAGAAATGTGCTGAAAGGGAAGCGACGACGACGAAGAGGGAGAGTTAGaataacatgaacacagagCGATTACTGCTGCAACACAAGAAGCAGTGAGGTAAGCGCCATGTGACCACTCTTATGGGATGACTCACTCGCAGGGACAGAAATCAAGCAGCACACCAAAGCCCGGTTTGGATCTCAGTCAGGCACACAGGTCACATGTCCGAGAGACATGTTAAAGATGTGAATGCACATTCTTACCTTAGTTCTGCTTCTCCCCCGATACAGACGGGGCTTTTCAGTTTGGAGTCCAGGTTGTAGTACTGTCCATTCACTTGACGAACCGCGAGCCAGTGTCGCCGTCGAAGTGGGAGGAACACGATCCCCAGAGATACCCGGGAGGGGACGTTAAGAATAAAGCCCTGGACCTTCGGCATGCAGAGGCTCTGAACCGttctgtattttgtttttttaaaagggagaAATCAGCTTTTAATGTTTAAACTTCAAACAATGAGTTACTGATTCTTTATACGTTCAGAAACGCACAACCAACTGAAAACAAGTGCAGAATGTGCAAAGTAGATGACGTAACGTGTGTTTCGCCTTTCAGATTTCAATCAAATCAGAGAGATTCGCTCACCTGCGTTTGTCCCACCACACGGCAGCCAGTTCCCGGCTCTGTAGGGCCGCCATGATGACGTTGACGTCATAGTTTCCCGTACCCAACAACGAGCGATGAGGGTTCACCACACACTGGGGAGCCAGGCtgcagaatgagagagagagagagagagataagcattttttttagcAAATCCACCCTGTATTTGCtccagtttagtttagtttaaattGAGCCTCTTCTTGCCAGGTCTGTTGGATGTCAGGACACAAGGTTTTGTTTCCCCTCTTTCCTTATTGAGCATCTCCACACTCTCAAGCCTATTTAAAAACTCCCCGTCATTGAGATTAATCTCATTTGTTTCTAAAGAAGTGGACAAAGTGTCTGGGAGTCAATGAAGTCACAGGGTTACCCGCAGGGAATCCTTTAGCCAAAGTCACAAGCTACCCAGAACATGACTCATGTTGTTTCAGTCGATTAGTAAAGGTTTTTCCCCTTAAAGGTTAACGTTATATATTTCACAAAACACTGAGAAATCCTGAAGTCAGTGATTATTTATGGTCAGTTGACCCACT includes these proteins:
- the josd2 gene encoding josephin-2 gives rise to the protein MSEGDVFHEKQRLELCAIHALNNVLQERVFTKETADDICKRLAPQCVVNPHRSLLGTGNYDVNVIMAALQSRELAAVWWDKRRTVQSLCMPKVQGFILNVPSRVSLGIVFLPLRRRHWLAVRQVNGQYYNLDSKLKSPVCIGGEAELSTFLSEQLSQDVAEMLLVVRREVEEDGSWLNTDNPME